The window GCCCAGAAGCCGGGGTCGTCCGGGTCCGGGGTCACCGCGTCCTCGACGGGACGCTGCCAGGACACCGGACGCTCCCGGCGCAGGATCGCGAACGAGCGGTCCTGATCCTCGAGCAACTGGCTCCAGAACGCCTTCGACGAGACGTCCACCGGGTCGTAGTCCGGCTTGTTCAGGTTCGTCGCCGGGAGGAAGTCGGCCTGGCCGTCGTCATCCCAGTCGATGTCGGGAAGCTGGTGCTCGATCGTCATTTCTGGTGCTCCTGTCCGGGACGTGACGGAGAGTCAGATGATCAGGATCAGCGTGCGGGGTCGAGCAGGATCTTCGTGGCCTCGCGAGCCTCGAACATGCGGTACGCCTCGGCCGCCTCGGTGAGCGGCAAGGTGTGCGAGATGACGGCGGAGGGCGAGAGCTTGCCGGCGGCGATGAGGTTGATGACCTCGTCCATGTAGAGCGTGAAGTTCGAGATGCCGCCGGAGATGTTGAGGCTCTTCATCCACATCTCGCCCCACGGCAGCTCCAGCGACTCCTCGGCGTAGGCGCCGGGGATGTAGAGCGAGCCGCCGAAGCGCGGCAGCTTCAGCGCGGTCTCCAGGGCCGACGGGTGACCCACGGCGTCGATCACGAGGTCGGCGCCGCGCCACTCGGTAAGGTCGTAGACGGCGTCGACGACGTTGGTCTCGTCGGCGTTGATACCGATGGCGCCGAAGGCCTCGGCCTCCTTCAGCCGGGAGGCGACCTTGTCGATCACGATGACCTTGCCCATGCCGAGCGCCTGGGCGGCCATCGCCGCACACATGCCGACCGGGCCGGCGCCGACGATCGCGACGATGTCGCCGGGGCGGCCGAAGTGCCGGACCGACTCGTAGCCGGTGGTCATGATGTCGCCGACGAACAGGAAGTCGTCGTCGGTGCCGGCGGTGCCCTCGGGGACCTTCCGCATCGAGAGGTCCGCGGCGGGGACGATCACGTACTCGGACTGACCACCGTCGAGTCCGCCGAACGTCAGGCCCATGCCGTACATACGCACGCCCTGGCACTTGCCGGGCTGCTGGCGGCGGCACTGGTGGCAGAAGCCGCAGTTGACGACGCAGGACGCGACGCCGCGGTCACCTTCACTGAACAGGCCGACGGCGGAACCGACCTCGACGACCGTGCCGAGGAACTCGTGGCCGAGTCGCAGGTCGGGCTCGAGCTCCATGCGCCCGTCGTAGACGTGGAGGTCGGTGCCGCAGATGGCGGTCTTCTCGACCTTCAGCAGGACCTCGTCGGGGCCGATCTCGGAGGGGACGGGCACCTCCTCGACGACCACGTCGTGCGGGCCCCGCAGCACCACCGCTTTCATCGTCGCCACGATTGCTCTCCTTCGTCTCGGACCCCGTCGCTCGGACAGGCTGTCCGGATTTTATGTCCGGGAAGCTGCGCGGCGGGCGCCGGGTCCGGGTGGTGCCCGGCGCCGCCGCGGCTGCAGTACGACGGCGCCGGTACGGCCGACGCCGGGGAGGTCAGCCCTGGGCGTCCTTCTCCGCGATCGCCTCGCGGTACATCGGGAACAGCGGCTTGGTCAGCGGGACGAGCTTGAGGATCTTGTTGACCGGGCCCTTGGCCTTGACCTCGCCCTTGGCCATGCCGACGGCGAGGTTGTACTCACCGCGCCAGAACTTGTCGGCGGTGTCGGCCTTCATCATCAGCGTCACGTCGGCCTCCTCGTCGATCGGACCGAGGACGACCTGCATCGGGTCGCGCATGACGATGTTCATCTCGACGTCGGGGTCCGTGTAGAGGACCTTCATCACGATGCCCGCGGACTTGAACTTCGGGCCGTTCTCCGGGTGCTCCGCGGCAGCGCGGAAGACACCACCGATGTACTTGTCGACCTCGTTGGCGTCGGCGAAGTAAGCCATGCTGAGCTGCTCCTTTGGCTAGTCGGTCGGCTGCCGGCCCGGGACGGCGAACCTGCAGCCTCCGCCCGAGCAGCATCCGTTACGTGTGCATCAGACCACATCTGCCTACGGTGGTGTTCAACGCGCCGAACGGGATATCTCCTGGCAGGACGAGGGGTATTCCGGCCCCGTTCACTACGCTGACGTGCGTGACGGACCCTGCGCAGGCCCCCTCCTCCGGCGGTCCCACCGACGGAGCGCCGGGCGCCGGCCGCCGACGCGGGGACCGGAGCGCGGACAGCCGCGCCCTGATCCTTGAGGCCGCCGTGAACTGCCTGGCCGAGAAGGGCTACGCGGACACGACGACGCTCGCGATCCAGGCGCGCGCCGGAGTCTCCCGCGGCCGTCTGCTGCACCACTTCCCCTCCCGCGACGCGCTGCTGGTCGCGGCCGCCCAGCACCTGGCCGCGGAGCGCCTGCTCGACGGCGAGCGTT of the Sporichthya polymorpha DSM 43042 genome contains:
- a CDS encoding zinc-dependent alcohol dehydrogenase; amino-acid sequence: MKAVVLRGPHDVVVEEVPVPSEIGPDEVLLKVEKTAICGTDLHVYDGRMELEPDLRLGHEFLGTVVEVGSAVGLFSEGDRGVASCVVNCGFCHQCRRQQPGKCQGVRMYGMGLTFGGLDGGQSEYVIVPAADLSMRKVPEGTAGTDDDFLFVGDIMTTGYESVRHFGRPGDIVAIVGAGPVGMCAAMAAQALGMGKVIVIDKVASRLKEAEAFGAIGINADETNVVDAVYDLTEWRGADLVIDAVGHPSALETALKLPRFGGSLYIPGAYAEESLELPWGEMWMKSLNISGGISNFTLYMDEVINLIAAGKLSPSAVISHTLPLTEAAEAYRMFEAREATKILLDPAR
- a CDS encoding SCP2 sterol-binding domain-containing protein produces the protein MAYFADANEVDKYIGGVFRAAAEHPENGPKFKSAGIVMKVLYTDPDVEMNIVMRDPMQVVLGPIDEEADVTLMMKADTADKFWRGEYNLAVGMAKGEVKAKGPVNKILKLVPLTKPLFPMYREAIAEKDAQG